The following are encoded in a window of Lactobacillus intestinalis genomic DNA:
- a CDS encoding NAD(P)H-binding protein, whose product MSKIFIFGGSGRVGTDLIKDLVADGEEVTAAARHPENIVDLAEIKRDKLDLHADVDQIAEQIKGNQVIYFTAGSRGKDLIQTDAMGAIKTMMAAEKAGIKRYIMLSSMLSLDVDKWKKIPGLEDYLAAKFFADTYLMDSTNLDYTILQPGNLTEEDPTGKITLSVEPNAKNTIADVAQVLADLRDAPNTIGKVIPMSNGNTPIKKALAEIK is encoded by the coding sequence ATGAGTAAAATTTTTATTTTTGGTGGTTCCGGCCGTGTAGGTACTGACTTAATTAAAGATTTAGTTGCTGATGGAGAAGAAGTAACTGCCGCTGCTCGTCATCCAGAAAATATTGTTGATTTGGCTGAAATCAAAAGAGATAAGCTTGATTTACATGCAGATGTAGATCAAATTGCTGAACAAATTAAGGGTAATCAAGTTATTTACTTTACTGCTGGCTCTCGTGGGAAAGATTTAATTCAAACTGATGCAATGGGTGCTATTAAAACTATGATGGCTGCGGAAAAAGCGGGTATTAAGCGTTACATTATGCTTAGTTCAATGCTTAGCTTAGATGTAGATAAATGGAAGAAGATTCCTGGCCTTGAAGATTATTTAGCTGCTAAATTCTTTGCAGATACTTATTTGATGGACTCAACAAACTTGGATTACACAATCTTACAACCAGGTAATTTAACAGAAGAAGATCCTACAGGGAAGATTACTTTGAGTGTTGAGCCAAATGCTAAAAATACAATTGCCGATGTCGCTCAAGTTCTAGCTGATTTAAGAGATGCTCCAAATACAATTGGTAAAGTAATCCCAATGAGTAATGGAAATACGCCAATTAAGAAAGCATTGGCTGAAATTAAGTAA
- a CDS encoding helix-turn-helix transcriptional regulator, which yields MKNLKMKAARAGKDLSQQELAEIVGVSRQTISAIEKGNYNPSVNLCISICKALDKTLDDLFWPN from the coding sequence ATGAAAAATTTAAAAATGAAAGCTGCTCGTGCGGGTAAGGATTTATCTCAACAAGAATTGGCAGAGATCGTTGGGGTGTCGCGTCAGACGATTTCCGCAATTGAAAAAGGAAATTATAATCCTTCAGTTAATCTTTGTATTAGTATTTGCAAGGCACTTGATAAAACTTTGGATGATTTATTTTGGCCCAATTAA